In Candidatus Nealsonbacteria bacterium DGGOD1a, one DNA window encodes the following:
- a CDS encoding ATP-grasp domain-containing protein translates to MEIKKILIANRGEIALRILRTCREMGIKTVVLCPMPGQEKNFLETSLADEFYYLEKEGSAGYLDKEKIISIAKKAKVDAIHPGYGFLSENWQFALMCDRSRIKFIGPHFKTLRTLQDKIEAKKIARKIGIPTVPASDQSIKSKKDLIKWADRIKPPFIIKAQRGGGGMGIRVVNGQMNYEEMMTLSLGVQRQIAGAFDDIDFFLEKYLPEVKHIEFQVLGDGRKAVHLGERECSIQRRFQKMVEESPSAAIDDRLRAEMGAWAVKIAQYLSYRGAATIEFLLDKDKNYYFMEVNPRIQVEHPVTEAVTGIDIVEQQIRIAEGKQLSFGQESVYQSGWAIEVRVNAEDPRKNFIPSPGAVSKYIPPQGQGVFVHSFLQDGQEVYPYFDSMLAKVIAYGKDRDSAITKLRRALSETVIEGVATTIPFFKLLLEKDDFISGNFYTNFIEKSGIVQDLMLKPYLQKKVVCGRKEIEEQAIADIARAIYREIKNFNGSLGDEPAVSKWVLSGRMANPEE, encoded by the coding sequence ATGGAAATTAAAAAAATTCTTATTGCCAACCGGGGAGAAATCGCTTTGCGCATTTTGCGGACATGCCGTGAAATGGGCATTAAAACCGTGGTTTTGTGCCCGATGCCCGGCCAGGAAAAAAATTTTTTGGAAACATCATTGGCCGATGAATTTTATTATCTTGAGAAAGAAGGTTCGGCGGGGTATCTCGATAAAGAAAAAATAATTTCGATCGCCAAAAAGGCCAAAGTCGACGCCATCCATCCGGGTTATGGTTTTTTGTCGGAGAACTGGCAATTCGCTTTGATGTGCGATCGCAGCCGGATAAAATTCATCGGGCCGCATTTTAAGACCTTGCGGACTTTGCAGGATAAAATCGAGGCCAAAAAAATCGCCAGAAAAATCGGCATTCCCACGGTTCCGGCCTCCGACCAATCGATAAAAAGCAAAAAAGATTTGATCAAATGGGCCGACCGCATCAAGCCGCCATTTATCATCAAAGCCCAGCGGGGCGGTGGCGGGATGGGTATTCGCGTGGTTAACGGCCAGATGAATTATGAGGAAATGATGACGCTGTCGCTGGGAGTCCAGCGGCAGATTGCGGGCGCTTTCGACGACATTGATTTTTTTCTGGAAAAATATTTGCCCGAAGTCAAACATATCGAATTCCAAGTTTTGGGCGACGGCCGCAAGGCGGTGCATTTGGGCGAACGCGAATGTTCGATCCAGCGCCGGTTCCAGAAAATGGTGGAAGAATCGCCTTCCGCGGCGATTGACGATCGTTTGCGCGCCGAAATGGGCGCTTGGGCGGTTAAGATCGCGCAATATTTGAGTTATCGCGGCGCGGCCACGATAGAATTTCTGCTGGATAAAGACAAAAATTATTATTTTATGGAAGTGAATCCGCGGATTCAGGTTGAGCATCCGGTTACCGAGGCGGTTACCGGAATCGATATCGTGGAGCAGCAGATCAGGATCGCCGAAGGCAAACAGCTGTCGTTCGGCCAGGAAAGCGTTTATCAGAGCGGATGGGCCATCGAGGTGCGCGTTAACGCCGAAGACCCGCGAAAAAATTTCATTCCTTCGCCGGGCGCGGTTTCAAAATACATCCCTCCGCAAGGCCAGGGGGTTTTTGTCCACAGTTTCTTGCAGGACGGCCAGGAGGTTTATCCCTATTTTGATTCGATGCTGGCAAAGGTGATCGCGTACGGAAAGGATCGGGATTCGGCAATCACCAAGTTGCGCCGCGCGCTTTCCGAAACCGTTATCGAGGGTGTTGCCACCACGATTCCATTTTTCAAATTATTGTTGGAAAAAGATGATTTCATCAGCGGTAATTTTTACACTAATTTCATTGAGAAAAGCGGCATTGTCCAGGATTTGATGCTCAAGCCGTATTTGCAGAAAAAAGTCGTTTGCGGACGCAAGGAGATCGAAGAACAGGCGATTGCCGATATCGCGCGCGCGATATATCGGGAAATAAAAAATTTCAATGGATCTTTGGGCGATGAGCCGGCGGTTTCAAAATGGGTTTTATCCGGGCGGATGGCAAACCCCGAAGAATAA